In Polaribacter sp. Hel_I_88, the following proteins share a genomic window:
- a CDS encoding zinc-dependent peptidase, whose translation MSYLLAIVILLIILFVGLKPKKTPKTFPLKSIIVPEHWHQRLLQNVLFYKKLTKEEQTLFKAKMVRFLEATTIEAIHFELEELDKILIAASAVIPVFRFPNWNYCNLTNVLIYPDYFDEDLQFNSKTKGRNIAGLVGTGRFENHMILSRKALHHGFSNKTDKGNTGIHEFIHLLDKADGVIDGIPNALLDKQYTIPYLQLVHKKMEEINKDKSDIRNYGGTSQTEFLAVAGEYFFERPKLLKRKHPELYEMLESCFVR comes from the coding sequence ATGAGTTATCTACTTGCAATTGTTATTTTGTTAATCATTTTGTTTGTGGGTTTAAAACCCAAGAAAACACCCAAAACATTTCCTTTAAAAAGTATTATAGTTCCTGAACATTGGCACCAAAGATTACTACAAAACGTATTGTTTTATAAAAAGTTAACCAAAGAAGAACAAACCCTTTTTAAAGCTAAAATGGTTCGGTTTTTAGAAGCTACAACTATTGAAGCAATTCACTTTGAGCTGGAAGAATTAGACAAAATCTTAATTGCAGCAAGTGCCGTAATTCCTGTATTTCGTTTCCCAAATTGGAACTATTGCAATTTAACAAACGTTTTAATTTATCCTGATTATTTTGATGAAGATTTGCAATTCAACAGTAAAACAAAAGGCAGAAATATTGCAGGTTTGGTGGGTACAGGAAGATTTGAAAACCACATGATTTTGTCTCGAAAAGCTTTGCATCATGGTTTTAGCAACAAAACTGACAAAGGCAACACAGGCATTCACGAATTTATTCATTTGTTAGACAAGGCAGATGGTGTTATTGATGGAATTCCAAATGCTTTGTTAGACAAGCAATATACAATTCCGTATTTGCAATTGGTACATAAAAAAATGGAAGAAATCAATAAAGATAAATCCGACATCAGAAATTATGGAGGCACTTCTCAAACTGAGTTTTTAGCAGTAGCTGGAGAATACTTTTTTGAAAGACCTAAATTGCTAAAAAGAAAACATCCAGAATTGTATGAGATGTTGGAGAGTTGTTTTGTGAGGTGA
- a CDS encoding membrane protein: MKKIFLLLLVFASLTTSSQDLFRETINGKIIVEGNDVEGIVIFNATTNLGTVSNAKGEFEIKVALNDLIEVKALEYKNFDLRINEYILESKRLSLFLIEEVNKLDEIIIVADNRMTGNLNADINIASKFIQKKDVMYFSIKPSAIDTRINEKPDDVITYENRLVDGLNIVNVVDQLLIPLFRAEVKDKKAAGIPEVPAEYVKYYLGSSFLVDNFNIPEHRVEEFIRYVEDDTFDFNLLNYGNEIKFLELLNEKSKTFLAEKK; this comes from the coding sequence ATGAAAAAAATTTTCTTACTTCTTTTAGTGTTTGCTAGTTTAACAACATCTTCTCAAGATTTATTTAGAGAAACGATTAATGGTAAAATAATCGTTGAAGGCAATGATGTGGAAGGTATTGTTATTTTTAACGCTACAACAAATCTTGGAACTGTTTCTAATGCAAAAGGAGAATTCGAAATTAAAGTGGCTTTAAATGATTTGATTGAAGTGAAAGCTTTAGAGTATAAGAATTTTGATCTTAGAATAAACGAATATATTTTAGAATCGAAAAGATTAAGTCTTTTTTTAATTGAAGAAGTCAATAAATTAGACGAGATTATTATTGTTGCCGATAACAGAATGACTGGAAATTTGAATGCTGATATCAACATTGCATCAAAATTTATTCAGAAAAAAGATGTAATGTATTTTAGCATCAAACCTAGTGCAATTGATACTCGAATCAATGAAAAACCAGATGATGTAATCACATATGAAAATAGGTTGGTAGATGGTTTAAATATTGTAAATGTTGTTGATCAATTATTAATTCCGCTTTTTAGGGCAGAAGTAAAAGACAAAAAAGCAGCTGGAATTCCAGAAGTTCCTGCAGAATACGTTAAATATTATTTAGGTTCTAGTTTTTTAGTTGATAATTTTAACATTCCAGAACACAGAGTAGAAGAGTTTATCAGATATGTAGAAGATGATACCTTTGATTTTAACTTACTAAATTATGGGAATGAAATTAAGTTTTTAGAGTTGCTTAACGAGAAAAGTAAAACGTTTTTAGCCGAAAAAAAATAA
- a CDS encoding AAA family ATPase has translation MSKTFEELIQDYNKIKSVPENLDDIKQIELLKLDLNLINEIKENCFKEYSLSSLAKEFKDKIKRKQLFVETGIGLIDSAEKNCPFCEQNLEKDALNLIDNYTAYLNDVEANTIKLFKDYETTLDKYLIAITNIEIQNTKRINDFNIYKTKYIPSSEDIELKGLDIELIKEQIGFLIKIVQDKIKNINKSIDLTDLQIQSLHDSETLFNGILSSNNEEIETINKKKDKIGDENKSTRKEIIKCTYNHLIDEHKSSIESVIKLRAQWKSLYNEIKKKREQQKISKKEKVSATIKTVLNYFFAEKYTLDDENFRLIFDKNTLEKDQAKNILSEGEKNIVAFAYFIGDTHLKVEIEDDYQKLFFVIDDPISSMDFSHVYTLCGVIRDISKIIDKLKRERFLVLTHNNDFMRVLVSNNIIDKKLLLKKGELIDFNNNLTVPYINHLMDIYEICRKNGIPTHTTANSIRHIIETLTKFEKIDVTGDSISKYIKENIKDDTKSYTLINDLSHGGWRTEQAPINEDDYIEICETLIKHIETKYVGQVEYCKKICK, from the coding sequence ATCTCAAAAACATTTGAAGAACTAATTCAAGATTACAACAAAATTAAATCTGTTCCTGAAAATTTAGACGATATTAAACAAATTGAACTATTAAAATTAGATTTAAACTTAATAAATGAAATTAAAGAAAATTGTTTTAAAGAATATAGTTTGAGTTCTTTAGCAAAAGAATTTAAAGATAAAATAAAAAGAAAACAACTCTTTGTTGAAACAGGTATTGGGTTAATCGATTCTGCAGAAAAAAATTGTCCATTCTGCGAACAAAATTTAGAAAAAGATGCTTTAAATTTAATAGACAATTATACAGCTTATCTAAATGATGTTGAGGCAAATACTATAAAGCTATTTAAAGATTACGAAACCACTCTTGATAAATATTTAATTGCAATTACGAACATTGAAATTCAAAACACTAAAAGAATAAATGATTTTAATATATACAAAACTAAATATATTCCTTCAAGTGAAGATATTGAGCTAAAAGGTTTAGATATTGAGCTTATAAAAGAACAAATTGGGTTTTTAATAAAAATTGTTCAAGATAAAATTAAAAATATAAATAAATCCATTGATTTAACTGATTTACAAATCCAGAGTTTACATGACTCAGAAACACTATTTAATGGAATTTTATCTTCAAACAATGAAGAAATTGAAACTATCAATAAGAAAAAAGACAAAATTGGAGATGAAAACAAATCCACCAGAAAAGAGATAATTAAGTGTACTTATAATCATTTGATTGATGAACACAAGAGCAGTATTGAAAGTGTTATAAAATTAAGAGCTCAATGGAAATCTTTGTACAATGAAATAAAGAAAAAAAGAGAGCAACAAAAAATCAGCAAAAAAGAAAAAGTATCTGCAACTATAAAAACAGTTCTTAATTACTTTTTTGCAGAAAAGTATACTTTAGACGATGAAAATTTCAGATTGATATTTGACAAAAATACGCTTGAAAAAGACCAAGCAAAAAACATACTAAGTGAAGGAGAAAAAAACATTGTTGCATTCGCATATTTTATTGGAGACACTCACTTAAAAGTTGAAATCGAAGATGACTATCAAAAATTATTTTTTGTAATTGATGACCCAATTTCAAGTATGGATTTTTCACACGTTTATACTTTATGTGGTGTCATAAGAGATATATCAAAAATTATAGATAAATTAAAACGTGAAAGATTCCTTGTTTTAACGCATAATAATGATTTTATGCGTGTATTAGTTTCAAATAATATTATTGATAAAAAATTACTTCTTAAAAAAGGGGAACTTATAGATTTCAACAATAATTTAACTGTTCCCTACATAAATCATCTGATGGATATTTATGAAATCTGTAGAAAAAATGGAATTCCAACACACACAACTGCAAATTCAATTAGACATATAATTGAAACATTAACAAAATTTGAAAAGATTGATGTCACAGGAGATAGTATTTCTAAATATATCAAGGAAAATATTAAAGATGACACTAAATCATATACATTAATTAATGATTTATCTCATGGAGGTTGGAGAACAGAACAAGCACCCATTAATGAAGACGATTATATTGAAATATGTGAAACATTAATAAAGCATATTGAAACAAAATATGTTGGACAGGTTGAATATTGTAAGAAAATATGCAAGTAA